The genomic region TAAAAAAATTAGATTTAGCTGGATAGATATACCACTAATAGTTTTTTCCTTACAACCGTTTATATCATCAATTACTAATGATTTGGGTCCTTATGATGGTATATCTAGCAGCCTAGCTCAAATTGTTCGTTGGGGTATCCCTTATTTATTAGGTCGAATTTATTTCGACAGCCTTGATGGTTTAAAGAAGCTCGCAGTTGCTATATTCATTGGTGGTTTAATGTACACCCCTTTATGCCTAATAGAAATACGTTTAAGTCCCATCTTACACCGTACAATCTATGGCTTTGAAGGAACAGGTAGAAGCTTTGTACAAGCAATCCGTTTAGGGGGTTATCGACCGTCAGTATTTATGGAGCATGGCTTAGCAGTTGGCATGTGGATGATGGCAGCTAGTGTAATTGGGATTTCGTTATGGAAAACTGGTGTGATTAAACAGCTTTGGAATATTGATATTAAGTTGTTCCTTATATGTTTGGTCGCTACATTTATCCTAGTTAAATCAACAGGTGCTTATCTTTTGTTTGTCCTCGGGTTATGTATTTTATTTTCTGCTTGGTATTGGCGCAATAAACTATTATTAATTATTTTTAGTTTGGCTATATGCTACTATTTATTTTTAGGTGCTAGTGGCAATATTACAACTGCAAGAATCGAGCAAATAGTAAGTTTTACTACTAGTCTAGTTGGTGAAGATAGAGCGCAATCACTAGAATTTAGATTGAGTAACGAACAAATTTTAGGAGATAGAGCTAGAGAAAGGCCACTGACAGGCTGGGGTGGATGGGGCAGAAATCAGGTTTATGATGAGGCTACAGGTAAGCAATTAACTACCACAGATAGCTTATGGATCATCGCTTTTGGTACTGGAGGGATAATTGGATTAGTTAGTTTAACGGCTTTTATGCTGTTGCCAAGTTTAATGTTTTGTCTTCGTTGTTATCCTCCTGTCTCCTGGTCACATCCCAAAGTTGCTCCTGCGGCTACACTGGCAATTATCATGGTTTTATATATGTTTGACTGCATATCAAACGCGATGATAAATCCTATTTTCACCCTTGCATCTGGAGGTATATCTGGTGTGGTTGTTAAACATATCAAAGATTATTAACAATCGCTTTAAATAAATTAAATATTTACCTCAGCATTAATTTATGGAAACTGAAACTCACCAAATAACTATAGAATCCACTATTTCGGCTACCGAACCTGATTGGAGTCGGGAACAGCTAGAAAATTGGTGGCAACCAAGTCGGCAATTATTAAAAGCTATCCGAAAATATCAAAAATGGCACAATTCAGAGGGGATTTTAGCCAAGTTATTAAAACGTGCATATGTCATTCCCTATCGTTTCTGGAGTATTGTCTCAGGCGCAGATATTCCTCTAAATTGCCAAATTGCTGGGGGGTTAAAATTAACTCATCCGAATGGAGTAGTGATCCATCCAAAAGCTTCAATTGGACCAAATTGTTTAATTCTTCAGCAAGTTACAATTGTTGCAGGGGTGAATATAGGAGGACATGTAGATTTAGGAGCAGGTGCGAAAATAATTCGTCCAGTAACTATTGGCGATCATGCTAAGGTAGGGGCTAATGCTGTGGTTCTATGTGATGTTCCATCTGGAGCAACTGCTGTAGGAATACCAGCCAAAATTATTATCAAAAATTATGGAACTAGCGATTATAATACTTAATTATAAAACTCCAGATTTAGTAGTAGATTGCTTATTTTCTCTTCAAGACCAGGAGGAAGTTAAACAAGGACGATTAATTGTCGTTGTAGTTGATAATTATTCTGGGGATGATTCAATTGAAAAAATCCAAAAGGCTATTGCTCAAAATAGCTGGGAAGAGTGGGTAAAACTGGTAGCTTCTCCGGTAAATTGTGGGTTTTCGGCAGGTAATAATGTAGGGATTAAAACTGTTAATGCAGACGCATATCTACTATTAAATAGTGACACTATAGTTAGACCAAATACAGTTAGTGCTTTTCTTAATTGTCTATCAACACATCCAGAAGCTGGGTTAATTAGTCCGAGGTTAGAATGG from Merismopedia glauca CCAP 1448/3 harbors:
- a CDS encoding O-antigen ligase family protein; the protein is MSVLTYLAMFGWIPAIIYLFQRYQPQKAVIIAFIAAWLFLPKASFPVIGLPDYTKISATCYGIVLATLAFDIQRFKKIRFSWIDIPLIVFSLQPFISSITNDLGPYDGISSSLAQIVRWGIPYLLGRIYFDSLDGLKKLAVAIFIGGLMYTPLCLIEIRLSPILHRTIYGFEGTGRSFVQAIRLGGYRPSVFMEHGLAVGMWMMAASVIGISLWKTGVIKQLWNIDIKLFLICLVATFILVKSTGAYLLFVLGLCILFSAWYWRNKLLLIIFSLAICYYLFLGASGNITTARIEQIVSFTTSLVGEDRAQSLEFRLSNEQILGDRARERPLTGWGGWGRNQVYDEATGKQLTTTDSLWIIAFGTGGIIGLVSLTAFMLLPSLMFCLRCYPPVSWSHPKVAPAATLAIIMVLYMFDCISNAMINPIFTLASGGISGVVVKHIKDY
- a CDS encoding serine O-acetyltransferase, which produces METETHQITIESTISATEPDWSREQLENWWQPSRQLLKAIRKYQKWHNSEGILAKLLKRAYVIPYRFWSIVSGADIPLNCQIAGGLKLTHPNGVVIHPKASIGPNCLILQQVTIVAGVNIGGHVDLGAGAKIIRPVTIGDHAKVGANAVVLCDVPSGATAVGIPAKIIIKNYGTSDYNT